A stretch of the Paenibacillus dendritiformis genome encodes the following:
- a CDS encoding M60 family metallopeptidase: protein MLNNKLSRISAICSMTLALSLLQPVPYFHAEPASSAQQSSSSAMASAPSCSQHDLDVLSRDLAGIPLDGNSYNGGVAAFGEHAFAVAADPRSTSIMAAARYGQGRIAAIGGEAYFKLTEPDASGNAIVARNILNWLTEDLPLSYEQARAGQGRISIITKTSDFAARADLPIDITHIDRWTATDEQGEAILEPAAHPIAFIDYTYVEEEEVQPLLDYIREGGRLVFAAKGWVFEQYPSVSRETGQATASLASDYPLQRLLNTAGLSLMNNQATAWDGLAPFLTLTQASHYDANHIMAEARAIEAGAKTIGEAAIGFPASDDKAKMNIITSTLGSTLGSLSPASPVYAQVQEDAASLGGITLPVEPAAKPYSASLLPALMERLLRDPSGAKSPFADAFPGQVKDGAPAVTGKRVWVDFDYSAYSYLRQFYVPQNWISTGVYAEAGQPITIDVPRGTTNLDVQIGAHTDNLSSLSLDNWKRAPVIAKRETLSPGRNTITSPYGGLVYLIPTKPKPGTAVTVNLNGGVQAPNYIKGTTKLKDWQDTIRHYGAPWAELQTDRVILTLPSEYVRNLDHPDEVLKLWDEMLTEYDKLAGTAPNRNLPHRSISLPYRYVGDIQISAGFMHAGYPIMFFNDPSAIDAVTVDGIKTLNGWGWWHETGHEYQQNAWTWGKVTEVTVNIFSLYIQDRFGNPSRLLQKRSDGTTIYDTAFKYIEATNADKNFNDDTQADVWTRLVMFRQLQLAYGWDLYTKLNYNVRELPADLLPKTDQERIDFFVTKASELSGNNLLEFFDKWGLKYSAAVKNKVEAMKLPKPKTPIWTLKDKEK from the coding sequence ATGTTGAACAATAAGCTATCCCGTATCAGCGCGATCTGCTCAATGACTCTTGCTTTATCCCTGCTGCAGCCTGTCCCCTATTTCCATGCCGAGCCTGCCTCGTCCGCGCAGCAGTCCTCTTCTTCCGCCATGGCGTCCGCCCCTTCCTGCTCCCAACATGATCTCGATGTGCTCAGCCGCGATCTTGCCGGGATTCCGCTGGACGGCAATTCCTATAACGGAGGCGTGGCTGCGTTCGGGGAGCATGCCTTCGCCGTCGCCGCCGATCCGCGCTCAACCTCGATTATGGCCGCCGCCCGCTACGGCCAGGGCCGGATCGCCGCAATTGGCGGGGAAGCATACTTCAAGCTCACCGAGCCCGATGCGAGCGGCAATGCGATCGTCGCCCGCAACATTTTGAACTGGCTTACGGAAGATTTGCCGCTCAGCTATGAGCAAGCGCGCGCGGGGCAGGGCCGCATCTCCATCATTACGAAGACTTCCGACTTCGCCGCACGTGCGGATCTGCCAATCGATATTACCCATATCGACCGATGGACGGCCACAGATGAACAAGGCGAGGCTATCCTTGAGCCAGCCGCACATCCGATCGCCTTTATTGACTACACCTATGTGGAGGAAGAAGAAGTGCAGCCGCTGCTGGACTACATACGGGAAGGCGGGCGCCTCGTCTTCGCCGCCAAGGGCTGGGTCTTCGAGCAGTACCCATCCGTGTCGAGAGAGACAGGCCAAGCCACCGCGTCGCTCGCATCCGATTATCCGCTGCAGCGTCTCCTGAATACGGCGGGCTTGTCGCTTATGAATAACCAGGCCACGGCGTGGGATGGATTGGCGCCGTTCCTGACCCTGACCCAAGCCTCTCATTATGACGCGAACCATATTATGGCCGAAGCCAGGGCGATCGAAGCCGGTGCGAAAACGATCGGGGAAGCCGCTATCGGGTTCCCCGCTTCCGACGACAAGGCCAAAATGAATATCATCACCTCGACATTGGGTTCGACACTTGGCTCCCTGTCTCCGGCAAGCCCGGTGTATGCCCAGGTTCAGGAAGATGCGGCCAGCCTGGGCGGCATTACGCTGCCTGTCGAGCCAGCCGCCAAGCCCTACAGCGCATCGCTGCTGCCAGCGCTGATGGAGCGCCTTCTCCGCGATCCGTCCGGCGCCAAGTCGCCCTTCGCGGATGCGTTCCCGGGCCAAGTGAAGGACGGCGCTCCTGCCGTGACCGGCAAGCGCGTCTGGGTTGATTTCGACTATTCCGCCTACTCTTATCTGCGTCAATTCTACGTTCCTCAGAACTGGATCAGCACCGGCGTGTACGCGGAAGCGGGCCAGCCTATCACGATCGATGTCCCGAGAGGAACCACGAATCTCGATGTCCAGATCGGCGCTCATACCGACAATCTGAGCAGCCTGTCGCTGGACAACTGGAAGCGCGCCCCGGTGATTGCGAAGCGGGAAACATTGTCTCCGGGAAGAAATACGATCACGAGCCCTTACGGCGGCCTGGTCTATCTGATTCCGACCAAGCCGAAGCCGGGAACGGCCGTTACGGTCAACCTGAACGGCGGGGTTCAGGCCCCCAATTACATCAAAGGGACGACAAAGCTGAAGGATTGGCAGGATACGATTCGCCATTATGGCGCGCCTTGGGCCGAGCTTCAGACCGATCGGGTAATATTGACCCTGCCTTCGGAGTACGTCCGCAATCTCGATCATCCGGATGAAGTGCTGAAGCTGTGGGACGAAATGCTGACCGAATATGACAAGCTCGCCGGCACGGCGCCGAACCGAAACCTCCCTCATCGAAGCATTTCCCTGCCTTACCGCTACGTGGGAGATATCCAGATCAGCGCCGGCTTCATGCATGCCGGGTACCCGATCATGTTCTTCAACGATCCGTCCGCCATCGATGCGGTAACCGTGGATGGCATCAAGACCCTGAATGGATGGGGCTGGTGGCATGAGACGGGCCATGAATACCAGCAAAATGCCTGGACGTGGGGCAAAGTGACGGAAGTAACCGTCAATATCTTCTCCCTGTACATTCAGGACCGCTTCGGCAATCCGTCGCGTCTGCTGCAAAAGCGGTCCGACGGCACGACCATCTATGACACCGCCTTCAAATATATCGAGGCAACCAATGCGGATAAAAACTTCAACGATGACACCCAGGCCGACGTGTGGACGCGACTTGTCATGTTCCGCCAGCTCCAGCTCGCTTACGGCTGGGATCTGTACACGAAGCTGAATTATAATGTTCGCGAGCTGCCCGCCGATCTGCTCCCGAAGACGGATCAAGAACGCATCGACTTCTTCGTTACGAAAGCGTCGGAGCTGAGCGGAAATAACCTGCTGGAGTTTTTCGACAAATGGGGCCTGAAATATTCCGCGGCCGTGAAGAACAAGGTCGAGGCGATGAAATTGCCGAAGCCGAAGACCCCGATCTGGACATTGAAGGACAAGGAAAAGTGA